Genomic DNA from bacterium:
CAGCGCGCACCTCATGGCCGAGGCGGTGGCCGACCTCTTCCCCGGCGTGAAGTTCGCGATCGGGCCCGCGATCGCCGACGGCTTCTATTACGACTTCGACGTCGAGAAACCCTTCACGCCCGAGGACCTCGAGCGCATCGAGAAACGCATGGCCGAGATCGTCAAGGCCAACGTGCCGTTCGTGCGCAGCGAGGTCGCGCGCGACGCGGCGCTGGCCGACTTCCGGGGCAAGGGCGAGGTCTACAAGGCCGAGCTCATCGAGGCGATCCAGGACCCGACCGTGTCGATCTACCGCCAGGGCGGGTTCACCGACCTCTGCCGCGGGCCGCACCTGACCTCGACCGGCAAGATCAAGGCCTTCAAGCTGCTCTCGGTGGCCGGGGCCTACTGGCGCGGGGACGAGCGCAACCGCATGCTCCAGCGCATCTACGGCACCAGCTTCCCCGACAAGGCGGCGCTCGAGGCCTACCTGCACCGCCTCGAGGAGGCGAAGAAGCGCGACCACCGCAAGATCGGCAGGGACCTGGACCTCTTCTCCTTCGCCGACGAGGTCGGCCCGGGGATGGTCATCTGGCACCCCAAGGGCGGGCTGCTGCGCTACCTGCTGGAGGAGTTCGAGCGGCGCGAGCACCTCAGGCGCGGCTACCAGATCGTCTTCGGGCCCCGCATCCTGCGGGAGGAGCTCTGGCAGCGCTCGGGCCACTACGACAACTACCGCGAGAACATGTACTTCACCGAGATCGACGAGGTGAAGTACGGCATCAAGCCCATGAACTGCCTGGCCCACATGCTGATCTACAAGAGCCAGATCCGCTCCTACCGCGACCTGCCCATCCGCTACTTCGAGCTGGGCACGGTGTACCGCCACGAGCGGGCGGGGGTTTTGCACGGCCTGCTGCGGGTGCGCGGCTTCACCCAGGACGACGCCCACATCATCTGCGCCCCCGAGCACCTCAACGCCGAGATCCGGGGGGTGATCGCCCTGGTCAAGGACGTGATGGCCGTCTTCGGCTTCTCCTACCACATGGAGATCAGCACCCGGCCCGAAAAGTCGATCGGCTCCGAC
This window encodes:
- the thrS gene encoding threonine--tRNA ligase — protein: MATITVSFPDGSRAEVPAGTAAGKALQGHLDGVRGALVAARVDGRLVDLSAPLAADARVEGVGFDSPEGRDVFRHSSAHLMAEAVADLFPGVKFAIGPAIADGFYYDFDVEKPFTPEDLERIEKRMAEIVKANVPFVRSEVARDAALADFRGKGEVYKAELIEAIQDPTVSIYRQGGFTDLCRGPHLTSTGKIKAFKLLSVAGAYWRGDERNRMLQRIYGTSFPDKAALEAYLHRLEEAKKRDHRKIGRDLDLFSFADEVGPGMVIWHPKGGLLRYLLEEFERREHLRRGYQIVFGPRILREELWQRSGHYDNYRENMYFTEIDEVKYGIKPMNCLAHMLIYKSQIRSYRDLPIRYFELGTVYRHERAGVLHGLLRVRGFTQDDAHIICAPEHLNAEIRGVIALVKDVMAVFGFSYHMEISTRPEKSIGSDENWELATNALEQALKDEEIPFVINAGDGAFYGPKIDVKLRDAIG